Proteins from a single region of Allocatelliglobosispora scoriae:
- the aspT gene encoding aspartate-alanine antiporter, whose protein sequence is MKDWLTDLFNSVEGLVLFVCLALGFALGKIKFWKISLGGVAGTLIVAIFVGMMGVTLNSQVKNIAFALFIFTLGYMSGPSFFASLNKHSLKYGIFTIVEVVTILVVVGLATAILNLDQGTAAGLLAGGATESAVVGTATDAIAKLDLPADQIKTLQGNVGTAYSISYIMGLITIVLFTSQFAPAIMRVNLREEAAKLWEKLGGGSDAEGGATSALPDLVGRAHEVTFATGKTVGQVEAALGESIAIERVRRAGANLDVTSGTRLAAGDVVLLHGRREQLIDGYSVIGPERAGIEGMNVDLDVQEVVLTAPGYGGKTLGDIRASIPQEERHGVFLSGISRMDHNLPVQNGTQINQGDTLRFTGAKRDLASFVPRVGFVIDPSVKMDVIFIAIGVILGMLIGKIEIPLGSIPLSLGTGGGCLLSGLLFGWLRARNPKHGQYHPAAAQVVKDLGLATFICAVGLSSGPQAVDLIKQYGFSLPIAGILVTLIPASISLFVGWKLMKLPAPLTLGAVAGQQCSTPAATAVQQAAGNTTPLMSYTIVYALSNVVLPLLGPIVVALTGAIS, encoded by the coding sequence ATGAAGGATTGGTTGACCGATCTCTTCAACTCGGTCGAAGGGCTGGTGCTCTTCGTCTGCCTGGCGCTCGGCTTCGCCCTCGGGAAGATCAAGTTCTGGAAGATCTCCCTCGGCGGCGTCGCCGGGACGCTGATCGTCGCGATCTTCGTCGGCATGATGGGGGTCACCCTCAACAGCCAGGTCAAGAACATCGCGTTCGCCCTGTTCATCTTCACGCTGGGCTACATGTCGGGGCCGTCGTTCTTCGCCAGCCTCAACAAGCACAGCCTGAAATACGGCATCTTCACCATCGTCGAGGTCGTCACGATCCTCGTCGTGGTCGGGCTCGCCACCGCGATCCTCAACCTCGACCAGGGCACCGCGGCGGGGCTGCTCGCCGGTGGCGCCACGGAATCGGCGGTGGTCGGCACGGCGACGGATGCGATCGCCAAACTCGACCTGCCCGCCGATCAGATCAAGACGCTGCAGGGCAACGTGGGCACGGCCTACTCCATCTCGTACATCATGGGTCTGATCACGATCGTGCTCTTCACCAGCCAGTTCGCGCCCGCGATCATGCGGGTCAACCTCCGCGAGGAGGCCGCGAAGCTCTGGGAGAAGCTCGGCGGCGGCAGCGACGCCGAGGGCGGCGCGACCTCCGCGCTGCCCGACCTCGTCGGCCGCGCGCACGAGGTCACCTTCGCCACGGGCAAGACCGTCGGTCAGGTCGAGGCCGCGCTGGGTGAGAGCATCGCCATCGAGCGGGTACGCCGAGCCGGGGCCAACCTCGATGTCACCTCCGGGACCCGGCTGGCCGCCGGAGACGTGGTGCTCCTGCACGGCCGCCGCGAGCAGCTCATCGACGGATACAGCGTCATCGGCCCCGAGCGGGCCGGGATCGAGGGGATGAACGTCGACCTCGATGTCCAGGAGGTCGTGCTCACCGCGCCCGGATACGGCGGCAAGACGCTCGGCGACATCCGGGCCTCCATCCCGCAGGAGGAGCGCCACGGCGTCTTCCTCTCCGGGATCAGCCGGATGGACCACAACCTGCCGGTGCAGAACGGCACCCAGATCAACCAGGGCGACACGCTGCGCTTCACCGGCGCCAAGCGGGACCTCGCCAGCTTCGTACCGCGCGTCGGCTTCGTCATCGACCCGAGCGTGAAGATGGACGTCATCTTCATCGCCATCGGCGTCATCCTCGGCATGCTCATCGGCAAGATCGAGATCCCGCTGGGGAGCATCCCGCTCTCGCTCGGCACCGGTGGCGGCTGTCTGCTCTCCGGCCTGCTCTTCGGCTGGCTGCGGGCGCGCAACCCGAAGCACGGGCAGTACCACCCGGCGGCGGCGCAGGTCGTCAAGGACCTGGGGCTGGCGACGTTCATCTGCGCGGTGGGCCTGTCGTCCGGGCCGCAGGCCGTCGACCTCATCAAGCAGTACGGCTTCTCGCTGCCGATCGCGGGCATCCTGGTGACGCTGATCCCGGCGTCGATCTCGCTCTTCGTGGGCTGGAAGCTGATGAAGCTGCCGGCGCCGTTGACGCTGGGTGCCGTGGCCGGTCAGCAGTGCTCCACGCCGGCGGCGACGGCTGTGCAGCAGGCCGCGGGGAACACGACTCCGCTGATGAGCTACACGATCGTGTACGCGCTGTCCAATGTGGTCCTTCCACTGCTCGGACCCATCGTGGTCGCCCTGACCGGAGCCATCTCGTAG
- a CDS encoding DUF3307 domain-containing protein produces the protein MPDTAATFACVFVAFYAAHTVGDHWIQTERQAARKGLPGWAGRRACLAHVATYTATLLAALTAVWLALDLPLTPWRVGLGLAVSAITHYIADRREPLRILARWTGHATFHSLGQPRPGHDDNPSLGTGAYAQDQSWHVAWLFIAALLTATP, from the coding sequence ATGCCAGACACGGCCGCAACCTTCGCCTGCGTCTTCGTGGCGTTCTACGCCGCGCACACCGTCGGTGACCACTGGATCCAGACCGAACGGCAGGCCGCCCGCAAGGGCCTGCCCGGCTGGGCGGGGCGCCGCGCGTGCCTGGCCCACGTCGCGACCTACACCGCCACCCTGCTCGCGGCGCTCACCGCAGTGTGGCTCGCGCTGGACCTGCCACTGACCCCGTGGCGGGTCGGGCTCGGCCTGGCGGTCTCCGCGATCACCCACTACATCGCCGACCGCCGCGAGCCCCTGCGCATCCTGGCCCGCTGGACCGGACACGCCACCTTCCACAGTCTCGGCCAGCCCCGCCCCGGCCACGACGACAACCCCAGCCTGGGCACCGGCGCCTACGCCCAGGACCAGTCCTGGCACGTGGCCTGGCTCTTCATAGCCGCCCTCCTCACCGCCACCCCGTAA
- a CDS encoding class I SAM-dependent methyltransferase, protein MTSERTQGLVFGEVADEFDRIRPGYPADLVKDVLTYTGAHGLDIDLGALEIGAGTGKATSAFTQHGVTVTAIEPDPAMAALLSQRLPDVSIEPISFERFVSAQRFGLLYCAQAWHWTEPATRWQSASAALAPGGTLALFWNYDRIADDAQRAAVREVVAEIAPQLLFEFDDEPAGDQDLATLWPGTDIVRQPDFTELATHLYLWDRTISASDYVAYLGTHSTFRMIAEPVRDKLFAAIEDRLAAPITLAVETVLYLARRTG, encoded by the coding sequence GTGACTAGCGAGCGGACGCAGGGCCTGGTTTTCGGCGAGGTCGCCGACGAATTCGACCGCATCCGGCCGGGTTACCCGGCCGACCTGGTGAAGGACGTCCTCACCTATACGGGTGCGCACGGCCTCGACATCGACCTCGGCGCCCTGGAGATCGGCGCGGGCACCGGCAAGGCGACCTCGGCCTTCACCCAGCACGGTGTGACCGTCACCGCGATCGAACCCGACCCGGCCATGGCCGCACTGCTCTCGCAGCGGCTCCCCGACGTCTCGATCGAGCCCATCTCCTTCGAGCGGTTCGTCTCCGCGCAGCGCTTCGGCCTGCTCTACTGCGCGCAGGCCTGGCACTGGACCGAGCCCGCCACCCGCTGGCAGTCGGCCTCCGCCGCGCTCGCCCCCGGTGGCACCCTCGCCCTGTTCTGGAACTACGACCGCATCGCCGACGACGCCCAGCGGGCCGCCGTCCGCGAGGTGGTCGCCGAGATCGCCCCGCAGCTCCTCTTCGAGTTCGACGACGAGCCCGCCGGCGACCAGGACCTCGCGACCCTCTGGCCGGGCACGGACATCGTCCGCCAGCCCGACTTCACCGAGCTCGCCACCCACCTCTACCTGTGGGACCGCACCATCTCCGCCAGCGACTACGTCGCCTATCTCGGCACCCACTCGACCTTCCGGATGATCGCCGAACCGGTGCGCGACAAGCTCTTCGCCGCCATCGAGGACCGGCTCGCCGCCCCGATCACCCTCGCCGTCGAGACGGTCCTCTACCTCGCTCGCCGGACGGGTTAG
- a CDS encoding HAD family hydrolase, with protein sequence MIRVVAVDLDGTLLRSDTTVSTRTVAALRLAADAGARVVISTARPPRFVDVLAAETGITGIAVCCNGAVVFERGAAHPGDSDSGGLDSGGLDSDGLDARGVRIVGGLPIATAMRCAEVILELLPDAGFSLETGSRLLCEPRYGYVSSRSMGRVHVASLDELWRVAEASVKLHAWSPAPMTDSLHAALTAALPAVECAYSGGTGTFEVTAAGVTKASTLAALCAEWGVDSQEVIAFGDMPNDLAMLRWAGTGVAVANAHPEVLAAADRHTASNDSDGVAMVLEQIFG encoded by the coding sequence GTGATCCGGGTCGTCGCCGTCGACCTCGACGGCACGCTGCTCCGCTCCGACACCACCGTCTCGACGCGTACCGTGGCGGCGCTGCGCCTGGCGGCCGACGCCGGTGCCCGTGTCGTCATCTCGACAGCCCGGCCGCCGCGCTTCGTCGACGTGCTCGCCGCGGAGACCGGGATCACCGGGATCGCGGTCTGCTGCAACGGCGCGGTCGTCTTCGAACGGGGCGCCGCGCATCCGGGCGACTCGGATTCCGGCGGCTTGGATTCGGGCGGCCTGGATTCGGACGGACTGGATGCTCGCGGGGTGCGCATCGTCGGCGGGCTGCCGATCGCCACGGCGATGCGCTGTGCCGAGGTGATCCTCGAGCTGCTGCCCGACGCGGGATTCTCCCTGGAGACCGGGAGCCGCCTGCTCTGCGAGCCGCGCTACGGCTATGTCTCCAGCCGCTCCATGGGCCGCGTTCACGTCGCCTCCCTGGACGAGCTGTGGCGGGTCGCCGAGGCGAGCGTGAAGCTGCACGCCTGGTCACCGGCGCCGATGACGGACTCGCTGCACGCCGCCCTCACCGCCGCGCTGCCCGCCGTGGAGTGCGCCTACTCCGGCGGCACCGGCACCTTCGAGGTGACCGCGGCGGGCGTGACGAAGGCGAGCACGCTCGCCGCCCTCTGCGCCGAGTGGGGTGTCGACAGTCAGGAGGTGATCGCCTTCGGCGACATGCCCAACGACCTGGCGATGCTGCGCTGGGCAGGCACCGGGGTGGCCGTCGCGAACGCCCATCCGGAGGTGCTGGCGGCCGCTGATCGGCACACCGCGAGCAACGATTCGGACGGCGTAGCCATGGTTTTAGAACAGATTTTCGGTTAG
- a CDS encoding GNAT family N-acetyltransferase: MLIRRETPADIDAIRTVTAAAFQRVDEAALVDALRADDTAWLPALSLVAVSAADGSVVGHVLATRATVDGVPVLGLGPVSVRPDHQGRGVGSALVHAVLGAADALDEPLVALLGSRDYYTRFGFRLAADFGITPPVAEWTPHFQVRALAAHDPRLRGTFAYADAFDDL; encoded by the coding sequence GTGCTGATCAGACGCGAAACTCCCGCAGACATCGACGCCATCCGAACCGTCACCGCAGCCGCCTTCCAGCGCGTCGACGAGGCCGCGCTCGTCGACGCGCTGCGGGCCGACGACACCGCGTGGCTGCCCGCGCTCTCCCTCGTCGCGGTCTCCGCCGCCGACGGCTCGGTGGTGGGGCACGTGCTGGCCACCCGGGCCACGGTCGACGGCGTACCGGTCCTCGGCCTCGGCCCCGTCTCGGTCCGCCCCGACCACCAGGGTCGCGGCGTGGGCTCGGCCCTGGTGCACGCGGTGCTCGGCGCGGCCGACGCCCTCGACGAGCCGCTCGTCGCGCTGCTGGGCAGCCGCGACTACTACACGCGCTTCGGCTTCCGCCTCGCCGCGGACTTCGGCATCACGCCGCCGGTCGCCGAGTGGACACCCCATTTCCAGGTACGCGCACTCGCCGCCCACGATCCGCGACTACGCGGCACCTTCGCCTACGCCGACGCCTTCGACGACCTGTGA
- a CDS encoding DUF7144 family membrane protein, translated as MTTSNRQALARGGLVFAATMFLMLGVFQVVQGLAGIIKSEFFITTRNYAFTIDTSVWGWIHFILGLLMVAIGWFLFSGATWARGAGVAVAVASAIANFFWLPYYPWWALLIIALDVYVIWALTTARFDD; from the coding sequence ATGACTACTTCGAACCGTCAGGCACTGGCCAGGGGTGGACTGGTCTTCGCGGCGACCATGTTCCTGATGCTCGGCGTCTTCCAGGTCGTGCAGGGCCTGGCCGGGATCATCAAGAGCGAGTTCTTCATCACCACCAGGAACTACGCCTTCACCATCGACACCTCGGTCTGGGGCTGGATCCACTTCATCCTCGGCCTCCTGATGGTCGCGATCGGCTGGTTCCTCTTCTCCGGCGCCACCTGGGCCCGGGGCGCGGGCGTCGCGGTCGCCGTCGCCTCGGCGATCGCCAACTTCTTCTGGCTGCCCTACTACCCCTGGTGGGCGCTGCTCATCATCGCGCTCGACGTCTACGTGATCTGGGCGCTCACCACGGCCCGCTTCGACGACTAA
- a CDS encoding isocitrate lyase/PEP mutase family protein, with amino-acid sequence MPINDRAQLFRSLHTAVNPLRLANAWDVASARVIESIGATAIATTSAGVAWSLGSPDGDELDRDRALDLIARIVTAVGVPVTADIESGFGASPEAVATTIAGVLDAGAVGVNLEDSLRGGPSPLRPAQEQAERLAAARGAADETGVELYINARIDTFLRLSDPAGRLDETLSRAETYLAAGADGIFVPGVVDPTTVAALVDGIAAPLNILAGPGSPDLGALGALGVARVSLGSSIAAAAYAVARRAAEEFFTTGTYSSLAGALAYGEINELLRKHA; translated from the coding sequence ATGCCGATCAACGACCGCGCGCAGCTCTTCCGCTCGTTGCACACCGCAGTCAACCCGCTCCGCCTCGCCAACGCGTGGGATGTCGCGAGCGCGCGGGTGATCGAATCGATCGGTGCCACCGCGATCGCCACCACCAGCGCCGGAGTGGCGTGGAGCCTCGGCTCGCCCGACGGCGACGAGCTCGACCGCGACCGCGCGCTGGACCTGATCGCGCGGATCGTCACGGCCGTCGGAGTGCCGGTCACGGCCGATATCGAGAGCGGCTTCGGCGCGAGCCCGGAGGCGGTCGCGACGACGATCGCGGGCGTCCTCGATGCCGGTGCGGTCGGCGTCAACCTGGAGGACTCGCTGCGCGGCGGACCGTCGCCGCTGCGGCCCGCGCAGGAGCAGGCCGAGCGGCTCGCGGCGGCCCGGGGCGCGGCCGACGAGACGGGCGTCGAGCTCTACATCAACGCGCGGATCGACACGTTCCTGCGGCTCAGCGACCCGGCCGGGCGGCTCGACGAGACGCTGTCGCGGGCCGAGACCTACCTCGCGGCGGGCGCCGACGGCATCTTCGTGCCCGGCGTGGTCGATCCGACGACCGTCGCCGCGCTGGTGGACGGCATCGCCGCACCGCTCAACATCCTCGCCGGGCCGGGCTCCCCCGACCTGGGCGCCCTCGGCGCGCTCGGCGTCGCCCGGGTCAGCCTCGGCTCCTCGATCGCGGCGGCGGCGTACGCCGTGGCGAGGCGCGCGGCCGAGGAGTTCTTCACGACCGGCACGTACTCGTCGCTGGCCGGAGCGCTGGCGTACGGGGAGATCAACGAACTCCTGCGCAAGCACGCATAG
- a CDS encoding alpha/beta fold hydrolase, producing the protein MTLKYDLEGSGPVVLLLHSSVCDRRMWQPQTTPLLAAGFRVLRPDFRGYGDTPAPTAAYSDADDVRALLDELDLATVHLVGASFGGRVAQEVAARWPHRIASLALVCAGAQGHPKTADVAAFGARENELIEARDLDAAVALNVATWVGPAATAPTREFVGVMQRRAFDLQIDAPEVDSPDADHDLAAITAPTLVVSGAHDLDYFTEIAAHLAKEIPGARHTVLDWAGHLPSLEHPARFNPLLLEFLSSQPR; encoded by the coding sequence ATGACACTTAAATATGATCTTGAAGGCTCCGGGCCGGTCGTGCTGCTGCTCCACTCGTCGGTCTGCGACCGCCGCATGTGGCAGCCGCAGACAACCCCGCTGCTCGCCGCCGGCTTCCGGGTGCTCCGGCCGGATTTCCGGGGGTACGGGGACACGCCCGCCCCCACCGCCGCCTACTCCGACGCCGACGACGTCCGTGCCCTCCTCGACGAGCTGGACCTCGCCACGGTGCACCTGGTCGGCGCCTCCTTCGGCGGCCGGGTCGCCCAGGAGGTGGCGGCCCGCTGGCCGCACCGGATCGCCTCGCTCGCCCTGGTCTGCGCGGGCGCCCAGGGCCACCCGAAGACCGCCGACGTGGCCGCCTTCGGCGCGCGCGAGAACGAGCTGATCGAGGCCCGGGACCTCGACGCCGCGGTCGCCCTCAACGTGGCGACCTGGGTCGGTCCGGCTGCGACGGCGCCGACCCGCGAATTCGTCGGGGTGATGCAGCGCCGCGCCTTCGACCTGCAGATCGACGCCCCGGAGGTCGATTCGCCCGACGCCGACCACGACCTCGCCGCCATCACCGCACCGACGCTGGTCGTCTCCGGCGCGCACGACCTGGACTACTTCACCGAGATCGCGGCACATCTCGCGAAGGAGATCCCCGGCGCTCGCCACACCGTCCTGGACTGGGCGGGCCACCTGCCGAGCCTGGAGCACCCGGCCCGCTTCAACCCGCTCCTCCTGGAGTTCCTCTCGTCGCAGCCGCGCTGA